From Camelina sativa cultivar DH55 chromosome 20, Cs, whole genome shotgun sequence, the proteins below share one genomic window:
- the LOC104768744 gene encoding mitotic spindle checkpoint protein BUBR1-like: protein MAKNEKLLASLIVDIKSYSGKDHLLPWIRGVKKMKESLPTQILNEKLPRFLQKCAESFESDKRYKNDSRYIRVWLQLMDFVDDPRALLRTMEAKSIGTKRSLFYQAYALHYEKMKRFEEAEKMYRLGVQNLAEPMDELQKSYLQFLSRMERHKKKKTQRQEQKLSGKHQKVERQQHEPVLNFVDKAIVGKPEAENACHHGLVDPTINMKEAMNAINNMFKEPIETAPLQRRSRQRSQNKENQGGNNGFEVFVDESFESETGSSGKAKTGTTQGSQSNQESFEIFIDDENADETTDENDEDGKGFVFLLPRDHSPESSEEADRNSPPRPRFREDTVVHRFVGSTISDEPEAVENACHHGLVDPTVNLKEAMEDINNMFGEPIDFVRPNRSKNRGKAVVETKPNPAAGFTILEDDDDGNDEEVEQEHQRKNQPSQIPPSKSDERELFEPTVCTKVALDEINKLFAMPMDF from the exons ATGGCGAAGAACGAGAAATTGTTGGCTTCACTGATCGTGGATATCAAATCATACTCTGGAAAAGACCATCTTCTTCCATGGATCcg AGGtgtaaagaagatgaaagagagcTTGCCCACTCAAATATTGAACGAGAAGCTGCCGAGGTTTTTGCAGAAATGTGCAGAGTCTTTTGAATCTGATAAGAGATATAAGAACGATTCGCGTTATATTCGTGTTTGGTTGCAGCTG ATGGACTTTGTAGACGATCCAAGAGCTCTCTTAAGAACCATGGAAGCAAAAAGTATAGGGACCAAGAGGTCACTGTTCTACCAGGCTTATGCTCTTCATtatgagaagatgaagagatttgAGGAGGCTGAGAAAATGTACCGTCTTGGAGTGCAAAA CCTTGCAGAACCCATGGATGAGTTACAGAAGTCATACTTGCAATTCCTTAGTCGCATGGAGaggcacaaaaagaaaaagacacaG CGTCAGGAACAAAAACTGTCTGGAAAACACCAGAAGGTTGAGAGGCAACAACATGAGCCAGTGTTGAATTTTGTTGATAAAGCCATTGTAGGAAAGCCTGAAGCAGAAAATGCTTGCCATCACGGTTTGGTGGATCCCACAATAAACATGAAGGAAGCCATGAATGCAATcaacaacatgttcaaagagCCTATAGAAACTGCTCCACTTCAGAGAAGATCACGACAGAGAAGTcagaacaaagaaaatcaaGGAGGCAACAATGGTTTTGAAGTTTTTGTGGACGAGAGTTTTGAAAGTGAAACAGGGTCAAGTGGAAAAGCAAAAACTGGTACTACCCAGGGATCCCAGTCTAATCAAGAGTCCTTTGAGATATTCATTGACGATGAAAACGCTGATGAAACTACGGATGAAAATGATGAGGATGGAAAAGGTTTTGTCTTTCTCCTGCCAAGAGACCATTCACCTGAAAGTTCTGAAGAAGCAGACAGAAACAGTCCTCCTCGGCCTAGATTTAGAGAAGACACAGTTGTTCATAGATTTGTTGGTTCAACCATCTCCGATGAGCCAGAAGCAGTTGAAAATGCCTGCCACCATGGCCTTGTTGATCCTACAGTCAACCTAAAGGAAGCTATGGAGGACATAAACAACATGTTTGGCGAACCAATAGATTTTGTTAGACCCAACCGCtctaaaaacagaggaaaagcaGTAGTAGAGACGAAACCAAATCCTGCTGCTGGTTTCACAATActcgaggatgatgatgatggtaatgatgaagaagttgagCAAGAACATCAAAGGAAGAATCAGCCATCTCAGATACCGCCTTCAAAATCAG
- the LOC104768749 gene encoding small RNA degrading nuclease 2-like — MEGVLATAEGNVLVKLVKIAQKRGLKGEHGTWKEFLDFYDKQLGSSSLSDPSKRNRDDLVAFLTTLKKKEDLQVLASVLKLENDLFEKFRKRSPDETAEQRLVRMTLTHKEYPLDYLFPSNAEDWVVTGLGKKKIEPTKIEMIAIDCEMVLCEDGSEAVVRVAAVDRDLKVILDEFVKPHQPVVDYRTFITGLTAKDLEKATLSVADIQEKLQMFISEDTILVGQSLNNDLKVLKMDHARVIDTSLVFKYNYDGTRKPLRLKKPSLNYLCKCILGYEVQKEGVPHNCVHDAEAAMKLVLAILENGVKTSVPLSKEMLEADKSRLYLHRIPCNVPYEELNGIVSRDIPHEVKPFKKQDRHYYTAIVVFNSPEEANQAFENIAGDLGKDSMGLSPKQVFLEPSSSGPTSYVLVRKMVEDDLIGEVSAEEKNASPKKRKREYDSKEKIRDLTKQTKKEKTRERRRCKPSRRKKQRS, encoded by the exons ATGGAGGGCGTGCTAGCCACGGCAGAGGGAAAC GTTTTAGTAAAGCTGGTGAAGATAGCGCAGAAGCGAGGTTTAAAAGGCGAACATGGAACATGGAAGGAGTTTCTAGATTTTTACGACAAACAGCTCGGATCCTCAAGCTTGAGTGATCCTTCGAAGCGGAACAGAGATGATTTGGTCGCTTTTCTTACTACActcaagaagaaagaagatttgCAG GTGTTGGCTAGTGTTCTGAAACTCGAGAATGATCTTTTTGAGAAATTCAGAAAGAGATCTCCGGATGAGACTGCTGAGCAG AGGCTAGTTCGAATGACACTTACGCATAAGGAGTACCCATTAGACTACTTGTTCCCATCTAACGCTGAG GATTGGGTTGTAACAGGGcttggaaagaagaagattgaaccGACCAAGATCGAAATGATTGCCATTGATTGCGAGATGGTTCTTTGTGAAGATGGGAGTGAAGCTGTTGTTAGAGTTGCTGCAGTTGATCGTGATTTAAAGGTGATTCTTGACGAATTTGTGAAACCGCATCAACCTGTTGTTGACTATAGGACTTTCATTACTGGACTTACTGCTAAAGATCTTGAAAAGGCTACTCTCTCTGTGGCAGATATACAG GAAAAATTGCAGATGTTTATCTCTGAGGATACTATTTTGGTAGGTCAAAGCTTGAATAATGATCTAAAAG TACTGAAGATGGATCATGCCAGAGTAATAGATACTTCACTTGTGTTTAAATATAACTATGACGGTACAAGAAAGCCTTTAAGACTTAAAAAACCTTCTTTGAATTATCTATGCAAG TGTATATTGGGATATGAAGTGCAGAAAGAAGGTGTTCCCCACAATTGTGTTCATGATGCAGAAGCTGCAATGAAACTTGTACTTGCTATACTAGAGAATGGAGTAAAGACATCAGTTCCACTATCTAAAGAG ATGTTGGAAGCTGACAAGTCAAGGCTCTACCTTCATAGAATCCCTTGCAATGTTCCTTATGAAGAGTTAAATGGAATTGTATCCAGGGATATCCCACATGAAGTCAAG CCGTTCAAGAAACAAGATCGTCACTACTATACCGCGATTGTTGTTTTTAATAGTCCAGAAGAGGCAAATCAAGCATTTGAAAACATTGCTGGAGACTTGGGAAAG GATTCGATGGGTTTGTCCCCAAAACAGGTCTTTCTAGAGCCGAGTTCATCAGGACCTACATCATATGTTCTTGTTCGTAAAATGGTCGAAGATGATTTGATTGGGGAAGTCTCTGCAGAAGAGAAGAATGCAAGTCCTAAGAAACGGAAGAGAGAATATGATTCTAAAGAGAAGATCAGAGATttgaccaaacaaacaaaaaaagagaagaccaGAGAGAGACGCAGATGTAAACCATCGCgtagaaaaaaacagagaagctaA
- the LOC104768747 gene encoding SAM50-like protein SPAC17C9.06: protein MQQGIRFIHKNNENAFGGAVKLISPICSSHPPQLHFLMANPAETPESNPSTPKLESEDDREEINGDEEEEEEEYEEEEDDGKPQTREDAIASRIQAESLFRRMRAAPVPVRVHDVIVKGNEKTKDHVIEAEVDVVREATTLQELLKASKVANFNLQALDIFDSVKITIDSGPPELPGTTNVVIHVVESKSPITGQIGTFTKAEARSSSLEGSLKYKNIFGYGDIWDGSLAYGCDHSAEVGLGMYLPRFRGRPTPFTSRVYLSTQDWLKFSSYKERALGLSLGLIASKYHELVYTTAWRNLIDPSQMASTSIRRQLGHNLVSALKYTFKFDKRNSPLRPTKGYSFITTSQIGGIAPDSRTLRFLRQEVDLRYAVPLGFYRAALNFGVSGGITFPWGSGYKSRASYVPERFFLGGNISPVCSLGGPSALWGFKTRGLGPNEPRREVQDEENGGTYERDFVGGDVAVTAFADLSFDFPVKWFRDRGIHGHVFACAGNMAELSENKYRNFSGPKFLETFRSSVGAGIVVPTSLFRMELNYCHILKKQEHDRAKSGLFMTFSTS, encoded by the exons ATGCAGCAAGGGATTCGATTCATTCACAAGAATAATGAAAACGCTTTTGGAGGAGCCGTCAAATTGATTTCGCCGATTTGCTCATCTCATCCTCCTCAGTTGCATTTTCTCATGGCGAATCCGGCGGAGACTCCCGAATCGAATCCATCAACGCCCAAACTCGAATCTGAAGATGATAGAGAAGAAATCAACggcgacgaagaagaagaagaggaagagtatgaggaagaagaagacgatgggaAACCCCAAACGCGAGAGGATGCAATCGCGAGTAGGATCCAAGCTGAGTCACTGTTCCGTCGTATGCGAGCAGCTCCGGTCCCGGTTCGTGTTCACGACGTGATCGTCAAAGGGAACGAGAAGACGAAGGACCACGTCATCGAAGCTGAGGTGGATGTTGTGAGGGAAGCGACTACGTTGCAGGAGCTTCTCAAGGCCTCTAAGGTTGCCAATTTCAATCTTCAAGCTCTTGATATCTTTGATTCTGTCAAAATCACGATTGATTCTGGTCCTCCCGAGCTTCCTGGTACCACCAATGTAGTTATCCATGTTGTTGAAAGCAAAAGCCCTATCACTGGCCAAATCGGAACCTTCACTAAAGCAGAG GCTAGATCATCAAGCCTTGAAGGCTCTTTGAAGTACAAGAACATTTTTGGATATGGAGATATCTGGGACGGGTCTCTTGCTTATGGATGTGATCACTCTGCAGAGGTCGGTTTGGGTATGTATCTGCCAAGGTTCAGAGGGCGTCCTACTCCATTTACGTCGCGGGTTTACCTTTCTACACAAGACTGGCTTAAGTTTTCGTCTTATAAAGAACGTGCTCTTGGTCTTTCCCTCGGGCTTATTGCTAGCAAGTATCATGAGCTGGTCTACACTACTGCTTGGCGTAACCTGATTGACCCATCGCAAATGGCATCAACATCAATTAGGAGACAGCTGGGTCATAATTTGGTTTCTGCTCTGAAGTATACTTTCAAATTTGACAAGAGAAACTCACCCTTGAGGCCAACAAAAGGGTACTCTTTCATCACTACGTCTCAAATAGGTGGTATTGCACCTGATAGTCGAACACTCCGGTTTTTGCGTCAG GAAGTCGATCTCCGATATGCTGTTCCACTCGGGTTTTACCGTGCTGCTCTGAACTTTGGTGTATCTGGGGGAATCACATTTCCATGGGGAAGTGGATACAAGAGCAGAGCTTCTTATGTACCTGAGAGGTTCTTCTTAGGTGGAAACATATCACCTGTGTGTTCGTTGGGAGGACCATCTGCGTTATGGGGATTCAAGACTAGGGGATTGGGTCCTAACGAGCCAAGGAGGGAAGTACAAGACGAGGAGAATGGTGGCACATATGAGCGAGATTTTGTGGGAGGGGATGTTGCGGTAACTGCATTTGCagacctttcttttgatttccCAGTGAAATGGTTCAGAGACAGAGGTATCCACGGACATGTGTTTGCATGTGCTGGGAATATGGCGGAATTATCAGAGAACAAGTATAGGAACTTCAGTGGTCCAAAGTTCTTGGAGACATTCAGAAGCTCAGTTGGTGCAGGAATCGTTGTACCAACTAGTCTATTCCGCATGGAG CTTAACTACTGCCACATActgaagaaacaagaacacgATCGAGCAAAATCTGGATTGTTCATGACATTCTCAACATCATGA